A genomic segment from uncultured Marinifilum sp. encodes:
- a CDS encoding anion permease, with protein sequence MLIPFLIPFVIAIFLAITMGGSGTAPAFSAAYGANVIKKNLIPGLFGLMVFLGAITGGKETAKTIGKGLLDPELMSFGIVSVILLSVAFSLLIANLFGIPQSTSQATVMAVTAPAVYFNSLNSNKLLFEIVPTWFIMPLLSFLLAFIIGKYIYKPIRKRGYTISKSLNNSYILKGLIVLMSMYVAFSIGTNNVANAAGPLSSMACNELQVAQNQYLQVMILATLIVAPSFSIGSSIFGEKIVKNTGKEIVLFGKIEAVIIAFISASLLLSASLIKGIPTSLVQLNVGAIIGIGVAKLGFRNIFRKTEVDRFFIMWIIAPIIAFSLSLFFTYFIDKCGLLNIQ encoded by the coding sequence ATGTTAATTCCATTTTTAATACCTTTTGTTATTGCCATTTTCTTAGCTATTACCATGGGCGGCAGTGGCACTGCTCCAGCTTTTTCGGCAGCTTATGGAGCCAATGTGATTAAAAAAAATCTAATTCCCGGTTTATTTGGATTAATGGTTTTTTTAGGAGCAATAACCGGAGGAAAAGAAACAGCAAAAACAATAGGGAAAGGATTGCTCGATCCTGAATTAATGAGTTTTGGAATTGTATCGGTCATATTACTTTCGGTAGCATTTTCATTATTAATTGCCAACCTTTTTGGTATTCCTCAATCAACTAGTCAGGCCACGGTAATGGCAGTTACAGCACCAGCTGTTTATTTTAATTCTTTAAACTCGAACAAATTACTTTTCGAAATTGTTCCAACCTGGTTTATAATGCCTTTATTATCCTTCTTGCTTGCATTTATCATAGGTAAATACATCTATAAACCTATTCGTAAACGTGGTTATACCATTTCCAAATCGCTAAACAATAGTTATATTTTAAAAGGATTAATTGTATTAATGTCGATGTATGTTGCCTTTTCCATAGGTACAAATAATGTTGCCAATGCAGCAGGCCCCCTTTCATCAATGGCATGCAACGAATTACAGGTAGCTCAAAATCAATATTTGCAGGTTATGATTTTAGCCACCTTAATTGTAGCACCAAGCTTTAGTATTGGAAGTTCAATTTTTGGAGAGAAAATTGTTAAGAATACCGGTAAAGAAATTGTTCTTTTCGGCAAAATAGAGGCTGTTATCATAGCCTTTATATCGGCAAGTCTTTTACTTAGTGCATCCTTAATTAAAGGAATTCCAACATCCTTGGTTCAGCTAAATGTAGGAGCTATTATTGGTATTGGCGTTGCTAAACTTGGCTTTCGAAATATTTTTAGAAAAACCGAGGTCGATCGCTTTTTTATTATGTGGATTATTGCACCAATCATAGCCTTTTCGCTATCTCTCTTTTTTACTTATTTTATTGATAAATGTGGATTGTTAAATATTCAGTAA
- a CDS encoding response regulator transcription factor, with translation MKESLHIALVDDHQLFREGLRFLLDQQMENCEIKEAGNGYELLKMLENWPADVVLMDIEMPVMNGIDASIQVSQKYPNTKIIALSMHANENYYSEMINAGAKAFLLKNSRFEEVQQAIEAVNSNNSFFSTEILESIIKNLNPKDKHKSDLTNREIEILYNICKGLSNQEIADLLYISKRTVDKHRENILLKTDSKNTASLVVYAIKQHIFEV, from the coding sequence ATGAAAGAATCATTACATATTGCCCTTGTCGACGACCACCAACTATTTCGTGAAGGACTAAGATTTCTTCTCGATCAGCAAATGGAAAATTGCGAAATAAAAGAAGCAGGAAATGGATATGAGCTATTAAAAATGCTCGAAAACTGGCCTGCCGATGTTGTGCTAATGGATATCGAAATGCCTGTTATGAATGGTATAGATGCCAGCATTCAAGTGAGCCAAAAATATCCCAACACAAAAATTATTGCCCTATCGATGCATGCCAACGAAAACTATTATTCCGAAATGATAAATGCCGGAGCAAAAGCCTTTCTTTTAAAAAATTCTCGCTTTGAAGAGGTGCAACAAGCAATAGAGGCAGTAAACAGCAACAACAGCTTTTTCTCTACCGAAATTCTGGAAAGTATTATTAAAAACTTAAATCCAAAAGACAAACACAAATCAGATCTTACTAATCGAGAAATAGAAATTCTTTACAACATCTGCAAAGGATTATCGAATCAGGAAATTGCCGATCTTCTTTACATAAGCAAACGAACAGTTGATAAACACCGCGAAAACATACTTCTAAAAACCGATTCGAAAAATACTGCATCGCTGGTTGTTTACGCCATAAAACAACATATTTTTGAAGTATAG
- a CDS encoding ATP-binding protein, giving the protein MVLQFALIISVLLQFGAFIITIKLIPKTRFNGSWIMISAGFLLMAIRRCIELIQLIYIPPISHDFTISNWIAVLISVLMFAGAFYINRIFQLQDKIDKIRKENESKILGAIIRTEEKERQIFSKELHDGLGPILSNIKMTLSAMSSKLDEEKNLILLQKSDHATNEAIIAIKEISNKLSPHNLERYGLEKAIKNFIAGIHFPVNFEINLNLDLNNKRFDFNIELVIYRIIGELVTNTIKHACATQLQINLLYFHNGLQILYSDNGKGLPVQKEKLGGMGLSNIESRVKSIGGTIEKSKSSYKGFFTKIEIPIHSHNQTK; this is encoded by the coding sequence ATGGTTTTACAATTTGCTCTTATAATTTCGGTCTTACTTCAGTTTGGGGCATTTATTATTACAATAAAATTAATCCCAAAAACCAGATTCAACGGATCTTGGATCATGATTTCTGCAGGTTTTTTACTTATGGCAATCAGGCGATGTATAGAGTTAATACAGCTTATTTATATCCCACCTATAAGCCATGATTTTACCATCTCGAACTGGATAGCAGTATTAATTTCCGTACTAATGTTTGCAGGTGCATTTTATATTAACCGCATTTTTCAACTTCAGGATAAAATTGATAAAATACGCAAGGAGAACGAAAGCAAAATTCTTGGTGCTATTATCAGAACCGAAGAAAAAGAACGACAAATATTTTCAAAAGAACTACACGATGGACTGGGACCTATTTTATCGAATATAAAAATGACCCTTTCGGCCATGAGCAGCAAACTAGACGAAGAAAAGAACCTAATATTGCTGCAGAAATCGGACCATGCCACCAACGAAGCAATTATCGCCATTAAAGAAATTTCGAATAAACTAAGTCCGCATAATTTGGAACGCTACGGACTGGAAAAAGCCATTAAGAATTTTATTGCCGGCATCCATTTTCCTGTTAACTTCGAAATAAATTTAAATCTCGATCTTAACAATAAAAGATTCGATTTTAACATTGAACTTGTTATTTACCGCATTATTGGTGAACTGGTAACCAACACCATTAAACATGCCTGCGCCACTCAATTACAAATTAACCTTTTGTATTTTCACAATGGCTTACAAATTTTATATTCCGATAATGGTAAAGGTCTTCCTGTGCAAAAAGAAAAGCTCGGTGGAATGGGTTTGTCGAATATCGAATCGAGGGTAAAATCAATTGGCGGAACTATAGAAAAGAGTAAAAGTTCGTACAAAGGCTTTTTTACAAAAATCGAAATTCCCATTCATTCGCACAATCAAACAAAATGA
- a CDS encoding GLPGLI family protein — translation MKKILLAFYSLFLMFGSSLFAQDFQGKVYYESKTSVDMDFGGRQIPEEHKKRILERMKQMSERTYILSFNRTESIYKEDEKLEQPGMQQRGGMRMAMMMGGGEDYYKNVKEGTYAVSKDLYGKIFLVKDSLPSLQWQMQAETKKIGRYTAYKATAIKNVREPNMKAIFQPGGKSKETESKEPEMIEKEVKLVAWYCPEIPVNQGPSEYWGLPGLIMELNDGRTSILCSKIVINPKEKIAIKEPSKGKKVNQAEYDEISRKKMKEMRENFRGMRPGGGRGRR, via the coding sequence ATGAAAAAGATATTACTTGCCTTTTATTCTCTGTTCTTAATGTTTGGTAGCAGTTTGTTTGCTCAGGATTTTCAGGGGAAAGTGTACTACGAAAGTAAAACAAGTGTGGATATGGATTTTGGCGGTAGGCAAATTCCTGAAGAACATAAGAAGAGAATTTTGGAACGTATGAAGCAGATGAGTGAGAGAACTTATATTTTAAGTTTTAACAGAACAGAATCGATTTACAAGGAAGATGAGAAGCTGGAACAGCCCGGAATGCAACAAAGGGGTGGTATGCGCATGGCCATGATGATGGGCGGTGGAGAAGATTATTACAAAAACGTAAAAGAAGGTACTTATGCTGTTTCGAAAGACTTGTACGGAAAAATATTTTTGGTTAAAGATAGCTTGCCAAGTCTGCAATGGCAAATGCAGGCCGAAACCAAAAAGATCGGAAGATATACAGCATATAAAGCTACGGCAATTAAGAATGTTCGTGAGCCAAATATGAAAGCAATTTTTCAGCCAGGAGGCAAATCGAAGGAAACTGAAAGTAAAGAACCAGAGATGATTGAAAAGGAAGTTAAACTTGTAGCTTGGTATTGTCCGGAGATACCTGTAAACCAAGGTCCGAGTGAATATTGGGGATTACCAGGTTTAATTATGGAATTGAACGATGGCAGAACAAGTATTCTGTGTTCTAAAATTGTAATTAATCCGAAAGAGAAAATTGCTATTAAAGAACCATCGAAGGGGAAGAAAGTGAATCAGGCAGAATATGACGAGATATCACGTAAGAAAATGAAGGAAATGCGTGAAAATTTCAGAGGAATGAGACCTGGCGGCGGCAGAGGAAGAAGATAG
- a CDS encoding TonB-dependent receptor, translated as MKKYFFILLFLCNYIMTYAQEDVTLKGTVKDKQGIAVEMANVIAVNSDTKLLESYCVTNHSGLYKLKLKSGSSYDVKVSFIGFGVEEFHFVAMESDAVKNVEISEKESMLKEVDVTYTMPVMVKGDTIVYDTDSFTTGTETKLKDVLVTLPGVEMNDDGQIEVEGKQVQKVMVEGKDFFDGDSKIASDNIPADAVDKIEVLRNYNEIGQMKGLTNDEDNIALNIKLKKGKKSFWFGEITGGAGPDEKYLAHPKLFYYSPEFSLNVITDVNNIGEVPFTRRDYMNFTGGFKGFNPGGGSSIGTGSGGLGISTAQNNRAKDINTKFAALNFSYAPSDKWDIGGFGIYSYTGTLMETQKTTTYELEGNQSQVEESITKNDQDASLGLFKFNSVYKPNSNFQFDYDIFIKQSDDDEEEELVSVVDGVSDQISQLKQQKPISLNQTAKIYYTLNDKNIFAFDAQHLYKNEDPFYNSTRDEFAFTELFPVNESVSLYDLNQSKGIITNKFDAMLDYYLVTGDKSNLQFTLGTTQNHQNYDSDIFQVLDDGNQNKMSGDDYTNDVKFNVSDLFFGFHYKLKAGLFTFNPGFNLHQFTTKSEQKGVTFKDDLTSILPDVYINMQLKKSENLRFNYNITRTFTDVSKYAEAYVLSNYNSVYSGNPELESSLKHNLSLNFFSFNMFNFTNMFANIKYSKSIEGFKSNVVPIGINQITTTVNSDLADESLSMNARYQRIFGKIKTSLKGSLSWAENNNLVNGNPSKSKTFAQNYTGSVETNFKNAPNIELGYKYAINDYERGATKSTYYTQRPFAKLDVAFLKNFIFTADYEFYSYTNKENTIENEYSFLDADLLYRKNDSKWEFGIKGKNLLNTDSLDKNSENDFSYSSSTYFVQPRYVLFTVKYDI; from the coding sequence ATGAAGAAATATTTTTTCATACTCTTATTTCTGTGCAATTATATTATGACTTATGCACAGGAAGATGTTACCCTTAAAGGTACTGTAAAAGATAAGCAGGGTATAGCTGTTGAAATGGCTAATGTCATTGCTGTAAATTCCGATACAAAATTATTGGAATCGTATTGTGTAACCAATCATAGTGGATTGTATAAACTAAAGCTTAAATCGGGATCTAGTTACGATGTTAAAGTAAGTTTCATAGGATTTGGAGTCGAAGAATTTCATTTCGTGGCCATGGAAAGCGATGCGGTAAAAAATGTAGAAATATCGGAAAAAGAAAGTATGCTTAAGGAAGTAGATGTAACCTATACCATGCCTGTTATGGTAAAAGGAGATACTATTGTATATGATACCGATTCGTTTACAACTGGCACCGAAACAAAATTGAAAGATGTGCTGGTAACTTTACCTGGAGTAGAAATGAACGACGATGGGCAGATTGAGGTGGAAGGCAAGCAGGTGCAAAAGGTAATGGTTGAGGGAAAAGATTTTTTTGATGGCGATTCTAAAATTGCATCGGATAATATTCCTGCTGATGCGGTTGATAAAATTGAAGTGCTTAGAAACTACAATGAAATTGGTCAGATGAAAGGTTTAACCAATGATGAGGATAATATTGCTCTTAATATTAAATTAAAGAAAGGGAAGAAAAGTTTTTGGTTTGGAGAAATTACTGGCGGAGCGGGGCCCGATGAGAAGTATTTGGCACATCCTAAGTTATTTTATTATAGTCCTGAATTCAGCTTAAATGTTATTACCGATGTAAATAATATTGGTGAAGTACCGTTTACGCGCAGAGATTACATGAATTTTACAGGTGGATTTAAAGGATTTAACCCTGGGGGAGGAAGTTCAATTGGTACCGGATCGGGAGGCTTGGGCATATCAACAGCCCAAAATAACCGCGCTAAAGATATTAACACCAAATTTGCAGCACTTAATTTTAGTTATGCTCCTTCAGATAAATGGGATATTGGTGGATTTGGAATTTATTCTTACACCGGAACATTAATGGAAACTCAGAAAACGACTACTTACGAACTAGAGGGAAATCAGTCGCAGGTAGAGGAGAGTATCACCAAGAACGATCAGGATGCAAGTTTGGGATTATTTAAGTTTAATTCGGTTTACAAACCAAATTCAAATTTCCAGTTCGATTATGATATTTTTATTAAGCAATCGGACGATGATGAAGAGGAGGAACTTGTTTCGGTGGTTGATGGAGTATCTGACCAAATAAGTCAGCTAAAACAGCAAAAACCTATTTCTTTAAATCAAACAGCAAAAATATATTATACGCTTAACGATAAAAATATATTTGCATTCGATGCTCAGCACCTCTACAAGAATGAGGACCCATTTTATAATTCTACTCGCGATGAGTTTGCATTTACCGAATTATTTCCAGTTAACGAGTCGGTAAGTTTGTACGATTTAAATCAGAGCAAGGGTATAATTACCAATAAATTTGATGCCATGCTTGATTATTATCTGGTAACAGGAGATAAAAGCAATTTGCAGTTTACTTTGGGAACAACGCAAAATCATCAGAATTACGATTCAGATATTTTTCAGGTTTTAGATGATGGTAATCAGAATAAAATGTCTGGCGATGATTATACAAATGATGTAAAGTTTAATGTTTCGGATCTGTTTTTTGGTTTTCATTACAAGCTTAAGGCGGGATTATTTACATTTAATCCTGGTTTTAATCTTCATCAGTTCACAACTAAGAGTGAGCAAAAAGGAGTCACTTTTAAAGATGATTTAACATCAATATTACCAGATGTTTATATTAACATGCAGTTAAAGAAATCGGAAAACCTGCGATTTAACTACAATATTACCAGAACTTTTACCGATGTTTCGAAATATGCCGAAGCTTATGTTTTAAGTAATTACAACTCGGTTTATAGTGGTAATCCTGAGCTGGAAAGTTCCTTAAAACATAATTTATCTTTGAATTTTTTCAGCTTTAACATGTTTAATTTTACCAATATGTTTGCCAATATAAAATACTCTAAAAGTATCGAGGGTTTTAAGAGTAATGTTGTGCCTATTGGAATTAATCAAATTACTACCACTGTAAATTCCGATTTGGCCGACGAATCGCTAAGTATGAATGCTCGATATCAGAGAATTTTTGGCAAGATAAAAACATCCTTAAAAGGAAGTTTGTCGTGGGCCGAGAATAACAATCTAGTAAATGGAAATCCGAGTAAATCGAAAACTTTTGCTCAGAATTATACTGGTTCGGTAGAAACGAATTTTAAGAATGCGCCTAATATCGAATTGGGATACAAGTATGCGATTAATGATTACGAAAGAGGAGCTACTAAGTCGACTTATTACACACAGCGACCTTTTGCCAAGTTGGATGTGGCCTTTTTAAAGAATTTTATTTTTACGGCCGATTATGAATTCTACTCCTATACCAATAAGGAAAATACCATAGAGAATGAGTACAGTTTTCTGGATGCAGATTTACTGTACCGAAAAAATGATAGCAAGTGGGAGTTTGGAATAAAAGGAAAGAATTTGCTAAATACCGATTCTCTGGATAAAAATAGCGAGAATGACTTTTCGTACTCATCATCGACCTATTTTGTTCAGCCTAGATATGTACTGTTCACTGTTAAGTACGATATATAA